In one window of Pseudomonas putida DNA:
- the ccoM gene encoding cytochrome c oxidase subunit CcoM codes for MFFDNVVIAGVVTVGLMLTFFAGLGLFIWKDANKRKSR; via the coding sequence ATGTTCTTCGACAACGTGGTGATCGCCGGTGTGGTGACAGTCGGGTTGATGTTGACGTTCTTTGCCGGTCTGGGACTTTTCATCTGGAAGGATGCGAACAAGCGCAAATCGCGCTGA
- a CDS encoding FUSC family protein, which translates to MPITLQALFAPTSPALKFAIKTLLGGGLALWLALRWGLEQPAWALMTAFIVAQPLSGMVVQKGLARLAGTLVGTFMSVVFIGLFAQTPWLFLLTLALWLALCTAASTQLRSAWAYAFVLAGYTAAIIALPAIDHPLQVFDQAVARCTEICLGIVCATATSALIWPMRVEQQLGGQARQAWQNGMQTASAMLGGEDEARQGLLDILGRIVAIDVQREHAWFEGSRGRQRARAIRGLSQKLMVLLRISRSVRRQWRQLDEQQAAHLAPWLEEVRTQLANPDQPSLLLLRQRIWDAAHDEQISPAEHFCLARLALLLDFAMAATQALLDVEEGRTPKDVSLGLAAHRDLPLALLFGSRSALAFLVMSSFWLATAWPSAPGGLVLTCVVCSLFASRENGAQIGLSFLRGILLAIPVAFFVGQILLPQWSSFALLCLGMGVPLFFGALGMAHPRTGPTATSYCLHFIVLVAPLNAMHFDVASMLNSAQAMLIGVGAAVLAFRLVVLRHPKWLGRRLRAATQSDLVRLTHRDLRGADSWFGGRMADRLMQLARHASELPEAERKRWDDGLHGLDIGDELVHLRMCLAVAQVPLAGAERQYLQQLEAVLASGPAPGRGQRLDAASEQFIEALRRQPSSDPLRLAIGAVLQLQKSWGKWCRWQEEVHGVA; encoded by the coding sequence GTGCCCATCACCCTCCAGGCCCTGTTCGCACCCACTAGCCCTGCTCTGAAGTTCGCCATCAAGACCCTGCTGGGCGGTGGACTGGCGCTGTGGCTGGCGCTGCGCTGGGGGTTGGAACAACCCGCCTGGGCCTTGATGACTGCGTTCATCGTGGCACAGCCGCTGTCGGGCATGGTAGTGCAGAAGGGGCTGGCGCGACTGGCCGGCACCCTGGTCGGTACGTTCATGTCGGTGGTGTTCATCGGCCTGTTCGCCCAGACCCCGTGGTTGTTCCTGCTGACCCTCGCCTTGTGGCTGGCGCTCTGTACCGCCGCATCAACCCAGCTACGCAGTGCCTGGGCGTACGCCTTCGTGTTGGCGGGCTATACCGCAGCGATCATCGCGTTGCCGGCGATCGACCACCCTTTGCAGGTGTTCGACCAGGCGGTGGCGCGCTGCACCGAAATCTGCCTGGGCATCGTCTGCGCCACAGCCACCAGCGCGCTGATCTGGCCGATGCGCGTCGAGCAGCAACTCGGCGGCCAGGCGCGGCAGGCCTGGCAGAACGGCATGCAGACCGCCAGTGCCATGCTCGGCGGTGAAGACGAGGCGCGCCAGGGGCTGCTGGACATCCTTGGGCGCATCGTCGCCATCGACGTTCAGCGTGAACATGCCTGGTTCGAAGGCAGTCGTGGCCGCCAGCGGGCCCGCGCAATCCGTGGCCTGAGCCAGAAGCTGATGGTGCTGCTGCGCATTTCGCGTTCGGTGCGTCGTCAGTGGCGTCAGCTCGACGAACAGCAAGCGGCGCACCTGGCGCCCTGGCTGGAGGAGGTTCGGACCCAGTTGGCCAACCCCGATCAGCCCAGCCTTCTGTTATTGCGCCAACGTATCTGGGACGCAGCCCACGACGAACAGATCAGCCCCGCCGAGCATTTCTGCCTGGCGCGCCTGGCCCTGCTGCTGGACTTCGCCATGGCCGCCACCCAGGCGCTGCTCGATGTGGAGGAAGGGCGAACGCCCAAGGACGTATCGCTGGGCCTGGCGGCGCATCGCGACCTGCCGCTGGCGCTGCTGTTCGGTTCGCGCAGTGCGTTGGCGTTTCTGGTCATGAGCAGTTTCTGGCTGGCCACGGCCTGGCCCTCGGCCCCCGGAGGCCTGGTGCTGACCTGCGTGGTCTGCAGCCTGTTCGCCAGCCGCGAGAACGGCGCGCAGATCGGCTTGAGCTTTCTGCGTGGCATCTTGCTGGCGATTCCGGTGGCGTTTTTCGTCGGGCAGATCCTGTTGCCACAATGGAGCAGTTTCGCCTTGCTGTGTCTTGGCATGGGCGTACCGCTGTTCTTCGGTGCGCTGGGCATGGCCCATCCGCGCACGGGGCCGACGGCGACCTCGTACTGCCTGCATTTCATCGTGCTGGTGGCGCCTCTGAACGCCATGCACTTCGACGTGGCCAGCATGCTCAACAGCGCCCAGGCCATGCTCATCGGTGTGGGGGCGGCGGTACTGGCGTTTCGGTTGGTCGTGCTGCGTCATCCGAAGTGGCTGGGTCGGCGCCTGAGGGCCGCCACCCAGAGCGACCTGGTTCGCCTGACCCATCGCGACCTGCGGGGCGCCGACAGTTGGTTCGGTGGACGCATGGCCGATCGCCTGATGCAGTTGGCCCGTCATGCCAGCGAGTTGCCCGAGGCCGAGCGCAAGCGTTGGGACGATGGCCTGCATGGCTTGGACATCGGTGACGAACTGGTGCACCTGCGCATGTGCCTGGCGGTGGCCCAGGTACCGTTGGCCGGTGCCGAGCGCCAGTACCTGCAGCAACTGGAGGCGGTTCTGGCCAGTGGCCCTGCGCCTGGGCGCGGCCAGCGTCTGGATGCCGCCAGCGAGCAGTTCATCGAGGCCCTGCGCCGCCAGCCGTCGAGCGACCCGCTGCGCCTGGCTATCGGCGCGGTCCTGCAATTGCAGAAGAGCTGGGGCAAGTGGTGCCGTTGGCAGGAGGAAGTCCATGGGGTTGCGTGA
- a CDS encoding DUF1656 domain-containing protein yields MGLREWALGGVLLSPFLIYVLMALVLTGLLRWVVQATPLGRWIWHEALFDAALFVCVLSLVVHLLGPL; encoded by the coding sequence ATGGGGTTGCGTGAGTGGGCGCTGGGCGGCGTATTGCTCAGCCCGTTTCTGATCTACGTGTTGATGGCGTTGGTGCTTACTGGGCTGTTGCGCTGGGTGGTGCAGGCGACGCCACTAGGTCGCTGGATCTGGCATGAAGCGCTGTTCGATGCGGCGTTGTTCGTCTGTGTGCTGTCGTTGGTGGTACATCTGTTGGGACCTTTGTAA
- a CDS encoding HlyD family secretion protein yields MRTAVRTLVTLCVVAIAGFAGYHLWQYYMLTPWTRDARVRADVVVIAPDVSGWVRELRVHDNQPVKAGDVLMIIDHERFQAAFDQASAVAETRTQQLRLREREAARRTALGPEAISAELRENAQINAAIARGELHEAQAQLQVAKINLARSEVRAPRDGHITNLRLAQGNYVNTGQSMMALVDDSTFYIQAYFEETKLPRIRVGDPVKVWLMGAGEAMHGHVESISRGITDRNSTPDGQLLPEVEPTFNWVRLAQRIPVRIRLDEIPAGVNLSAGMTASVQVREDEVQR; encoded by the coding sequence ATGCGTACAGCGGTACGTACCCTGGTCACCCTGTGCGTGGTGGCCATTGCCGGGTTTGCCGGATATCACCTCTGGCAGTACTACATGCTTACCCCCTGGACGCGCGATGCGCGGGTGCGGGCCGATGTGGTGGTGATCGCCCCGGACGTGTCCGGCTGGGTGCGCGAACTGCGGGTACACGACAACCAGCCGGTGAAGGCCGGCGATGTCTTGATGATCATCGATCACGAGCGCTTCCAGGCGGCTTTCGACCAGGCCAGTGCCGTGGCTGAAACCCGCACCCAGCAGTTGCGCCTGCGTGAGCGCGAAGCGGCTCGGCGCACGGCCCTTGGGCCGGAGGCGATCAGCGCCGAGCTGCGCGAGAACGCCCAGATCAATGCTGCCATCGCCCGTGGTGAACTGCACGAGGCGCAAGCGCAACTGCAGGTGGCCAAGATCAACCTGGCCCGTAGCGAAGTGCGCGCACCGCGCGACGGTCACATCACCAACCTGCGACTGGCCCAAGGCAACTACGTCAATACCGGGCAATCGATGATGGCGCTGGTGGACGACTCGACTTTCTATATCCAGGCCTATTTCGAGGAAACCAAGCTGCCGCGCATTCGTGTCGGGGATCCGGTGAAGGTCTGGCTGATGGGGGCGGGGGAGGCCATGCATGGGCATGTGGAGAGCATCAGCCGGGGCATCACTGACCGCAACTCGACCCCGGACGGACAGTTGTTGCCGGAGGTGGAACCGACCTTCAACTGGGTCAGGTTGGCGCAGCGGATACCGGTGAGGATCAGGCTGGACGAGATCCCCGCAGGGGTGAATCTCAGCGCCGGGATGACCGCAAGCGTGCAGGTTCGGGAGGATGAAGTACAGCGCTGA
- a CDS encoding SDR family oxidoreductase has protein sequence MNKPLIIITGASSGIGAATAQQFSAAGHPLLLIARRLERLEALALPNCLCRAVDIRDRAALVAAVNEAEALYGPADALVNNAGVMLLGQVHEQDPEQWDRMIDINVKGLLNGVHALASGMVARRAGTLINVSSVAGRKTFPNHVAYVGTKFAVHGLSENLREELAPHNVRVVTIAPGAVETELLGHTTDEGIKRDYESWKANDMGGVVLKAEDVAGAIVWAYQQPQHVCIREIVLAATAQQP, from the coding sequence ATGAACAAACCTCTGATCATCATCACCGGCGCCAGCTCCGGTATCGGGGCCGCCACGGCCCAGCAATTCTCGGCCGCAGGTCACCCGCTGCTGCTGATCGCTCGTCGCCTGGAACGTCTCGAAGCATTGGCCCTGCCCAACTGCCTGTGTCGCGCCGTGGACATTCGCGACCGTGCCGCGCTGGTGGCGGCGGTGAACGAAGCCGAAGCCTTGTACGGCCCGGCCGACGCGCTGGTGAACAATGCCGGCGTGATGCTGCTGGGCCAGGTGCACGAGCAGGATCCTGAGCAGTGGGACCGGATGATCGACATCAACGTCAAAGGCCTGCTCAACGGCGTGCATGCACTGGCCAGCGGCATGGTCGCGCGTCGAGCCGGCACCCTGATCAACGTCAGCTCCGTCGCCGGGCGCAAGACCTTCCCCAACCATGTCGCCTACGTCGGCACCAAGTTCGCCGTGCATGGCCTGTCGGAAAACCTGCGCGAAGAGCTGGCGCCACACAACGTGCGTGTCGTCACCATCGCGCCGGGCGCAGTTGAGACCGAGCTGCTCGGCCACACCACCGACGAGGGCATCAAGCGCGACTACGAGTCGTGGAAAGCCAATGACATGGGCGGTGTAGTGCTCAAGGCCGAGGATGTGGCTGGGGCGATCGTCTGGGCGTACCAGCAGCCGCAACATGTGTGCATCCGCGAGATCGTCCTGGCAGCCACTGCCCAGCAACCCTGA
- a CDS encoding LysR family transcriptional regulator — translation MDIRHLKAFIAVFEERNITLAAQRLCVAQPTLSVTIRQLEEDLGVSLFLRQARGVDVSEHARALYPQACRMVAEAEALRLRFRQEQERVPLALGIEADIAPAQVEACVRLAAQAVPGLQLTLLDGCEGDARLADEAERCEDELFLALWEESFVLVMATGSQPDGRWITCPQHPSHQRLMGLYGEGEQVAQAGSLQLALALVAAGLGAAWLPQSLAERHPGVYWQPGPGPALRRRVGLCYAAQALDIPALASLQQALSGSSLG, via the coding sequence ATGGATATTCGTCATCTCAAGGCGTTCATCGCTGTGTTCGAAGAGCGCAACATCACTTTGGCCGCGCAGCGCCTGTGCGTGGCTCAGCCGACATTGTCAGTGACCATCCGGCAACTCGAGGAGGACCTCGGCGTCAGCCTGTTCCTGCGCCAGGCCCGCGGTGTGGACGTCAGCGAGCACGCGCGGGCGCTGTATCCGCAGGCGTGCCGCATGGTTGCCGAAGCCGAGGCGCTGCGCCTGCGCTTTCGCCAGGAACAGGAGCGTGTCCCGCTCGCGCTGGGTATCGAGGCCGATATCGCCCCGGCCCAGGTCGAAGCATGCGTGCGTCTTGCGGCTCAGGCCGTGCCTGGGCTGCAATTGACGTTGCTGGACGGTTGCGAGGGCGATGCGCGGCTGGCCGATGAAGCCGAGCGCTGTGAGGATGAGCTCTTCCTTGCGCTGTGGGAAGAATCGTTTGTCCTGGTCATGGCCACCGGCAGCCAGCCCGACGGTCGCTGGATCACCTGCCCGCAGCATCCTTCGCACCAGCGCCTGATGGGGCTATATGGCGAGGGTGAGCAGGTGGCACAGGCCGGATCATTGCAACTGGCGTTGGCGTTGGTCGCCGCCGGGCTGGGCGCGGCCTGGTTGCCGCAGTCGCTGGCCGAGCGCCACCCAGGGGTCTACTGGCAACCAGGGCCCGGCCCGGCGCTGAGGCGTCGGGTCGGGTTGTGCTACGCCGCCCAGGCGCTGGACATTCCTGCCCTGGCGAGCTTGCAGCAGGCGCTGAGCGGCAGCAGCCTGGGTTAG
- a CDS encoding DUF2025 family protein — MAITSQDICTAAEQLNGFVGFHGKRGTHIVRFSEDAFGMDVADASITPCSEFVWRPESGRRMALCRERLALLLRQHVDDRLNIGEPLRIYLRRTDLPEIVAERSLR; from the coding sequence ATGGCCATTACATCCCAGGATATCTGCACAGCTGCCGAGCAGCTCAACGGCTTCGTCGGTTTTCACGGCAAGCGTGGCACGCATATCGTGCGCTTTTCCGAGGACGCATTCGGTATGGATGTCGCGGATGCGAGCATCACGCCCTGCAGCGAGTTCGTCTGGCGTCCCGAGTCGGGGCGGCGCATGGCGCTCTGCCGTGAGCGTCTGGCACTGTTGCTGCGACAGCATGTGGACGATCGCCTGAACATTGGCGAGCCGCTGCGGATCTATCTGCGCCGCACCGACCTGCCGGAGATCGTCGCCGAGCGTAGCCTGCGCTGA
- a CDS encoding diguanylate cyclase, whose product MIDNRSGKGLSFVRRIYLPRTIGMGIGLFSVMAALAPLQPPTWVWLLMLFNGLAWPHLAYQWAIRSPAPYRAEQRNLLLDSLSGGFWAAAIHFNPLPTVTILSMMTMNNVAAGGKRMVLRGLLAQLTGMLLAMALFGPGLQLQASALQVYACLPMLTLYPLALGWVCYQLAIKLADHKRRLSALSRTDSLTGLLNHGSWKDLLLLRFQICHQQQAPAVIALIDIDHFKTINDTFGHVVGDCVLRQLSHELKRVLRDDDLAGRYGGDEFCLILPATDQDQAGVAMERLREQVSAYRNPQLPELRISLSIGLSAYHPGLKTPEQWLEDADKALYTAKHQGRNQVNVARSEAGPLKLAYPD is encoded by the coding sequence ATGATCGACAACAGAAGCGGCAAGGGGCTCTCCTTCGTCAGGCGCATCTATCTGCCGCGGACCATCGGCATGGGCATCGGCCTGTTCAGCGTCATGGCGGCACTTGCCCCGCTGCAACCACCCACCTGGGTGTGGCTGCTGATGCTATTCAACGGCCTGGCCTGGCCGCACCTGGCTTATCAATGGGCGATCCGCTCCCCTGCCCCCTACCGCGCCGAACAGCGCAACCTGTTGCTCGATTCGCTGAGCGGCGGTTTCTGGGCCGCGGCCATTCATTTCAATCCGTTGCCGACCGTGACCATCCTGTCGATGATGACCATGAACAACGTCGCTGCAGGCGGCAAGCGCATGGTACTGCGCGGGTTGCTCGCGCAGCTGACAGGCATGCTGCTGGCCATGGCGCTGTTCGGCCCCGGGCTGCAATTGCAAGCCTCGGCATTGCAGGTCTATGCCTGCCTGCCAATGTTGACGCTCTACCCGCTGGCGCTCGGTTGGGTCTGCTATCAATTGGCAATCAAACTGGCCGACCACAAGCGTCGACTGAGCGCCCTGAGCCGCACCGACAGCCTCACCGGGCTGCTCAACCATGGCTCATGGAAAGACTTGCTGCTGCTGAGGTTCCAGATCTGCCACCAGCAGCAGGCCCCGGCCGTGATCGCCCTGATCGACATCGACCATTTCAAGACCATCAATGACACCTTCGGCCACGTGGTCGGCGATTGCGTGCTCCGCCAGCTGAGCCACGAGCTCAAGCGCGTCCTGCGCGACGATGACCTGGCCGGGCGCTACGGCGGTGACGAGTTCTGTCTGATCCTGCCTGCCACCGATCAAGACCAGGCGGGCGTTGCGATGGAGCGCCTGCGTGAGCAGGTCAGCGCCTATCGCAACCCGCAACTGCCGGAATTGCGCATCAGCCTGAGCATAGGCCTCTCGGCCTATCACCCTGGGCTGAAAACGCCCGAGCAGTGGCTTGAAGACGCCGACAAGGCCCTCTACACCGCCAAGCATCAAGGCCGCAACCAGGTCAACGTCGCCCGCAGCGAGGCTGGCCCTCTCAAGCTGGCCTACCCCGACTGA
- a CDS encoding formate/nitrite transporter family protein → MSKAQNEKTPGLSADEEQEVSHNQPPRAAVLHEIIRAQGDQELERTLAALWWSALAAGLTMGLSLMAMGLFYARLPDNDSSQVIASLGYAAGFLAVILARQQLFTENTLTAVLPVMTAPTLANLGRLIRLWTVVLMGNLAGTLLVAWVMLELPIFDSKTDVAFLEIGRKVMHNDPSQMFAKGIISGWMIATMVWMIPSMENAKIWIILMITYLMALGDFTHIVVGSVEVSYLVWAGEQTWPSFWLEFALPTLAGNIIGGSFIFALISHAQVRSDSGKPPSKLLDDEQESPIKKGRES, encoded by the coding sequence AGCAGGAAGTCAGCCATAACCAGCCACCCCGCGCAGCAGTACTGCACGAGATCATCCGCGCCCAGGGCGATCAGGAACTGGAACGCACCCTGGCAGCCCTGTGGTGGTCGGCACTGGCCGCCGGCCTGACCATGGGCCTGTCGCTGATGGCGATGGGACTGTTCTATGCACGCCTGCCAGACAACGACAGCAGCCAGGTGATTGCCAGCCTCGGCTACGCTGCCGGTTTTCTTGCCGTGATCCTCGCTCGCCAACAGTTGTTCACCGAAAACACCCTGACTGCCGTGTTGCCGGTAATGACCGCCCCTACCCTCGCCAACCTCGGCCGCCTGATACGCCTGTGGACAGTGGTGCTGATGGGCAATCTCGCCGGCACCTTGCTGGTGGCCTGGGTGATGCTCGAGCTGCCGATCTTCGACAGCAAGACCGATGTGGCCTTCCTCGAAATCGGGCGCAAGGTGATGCACAACGATCCGAGCCAGATGTTCGCCAAGGGCATCATCTCGGGCTGGATGATCGCGACCATGGTCTGGATGATCCCATCCATGGAGAACGCCAAGATCTGGATCATCCTGATGATCACCTACCTGATGGCTCTGGGCGACTTCACCCATATCGTCGTCGGCTCGGTAGAAGTGTCCTATCTGGTCTGGGCCGGAGAGCAGACCTGGCCCAGCTTCTGGCTGGAGTTCGCCCTGCCGACCCTGGCCGGCAACATCATCGGTGGCAGCTTCATCTTCGCCCTCATCAGCCACGCCCAGGTACGCAGCGACAGCGGCAAGCCGCCGTCGAAGCTGCTGGATGATGAACAGGAGTCGCCAATAAAGAAGGGCCGTGAAAGCTGA